In Agarivorans gilvus, one genomic interval encodes:
- a CDS encoding ubiquinone biosynthesis accessory factor UbiJ, whose amino-acid sequence MPLSSLFSAGVEALSNQLLNLDEGSTQRRSQLAGKVLAITIQPLPCCYFVVSEQQLDVLNKYEGEPDCRLSLNLLTLAELKQADRIPSLIKQDKLQLEGDIKLAQQFADLFLQLEPDLEEKLSQRIGDVAAYQLLSKSRMLAEALSKVFAQAPVKLTELANEEWKLSVGQVEYQSWQRQVQKLAADCEQLARRIEGLSK is encoded by the coding sequence ATGCCGCTATCATCTTTGTTCTCTGCTGGCGTAGAAGCGCTTAGCAATCAACTGCTCAATTTGGACGAGGGCAGCACTCAGCGCCGCAGCCAATTAGCCGGTAAGGTGCTGGCGATTACCATTCAACCTCTGCCTTGCTGCTATTTTGTGGTGAGCGAGCAACAACTTGATGTATTGAACAAGTATGAAGGCGAGCCAGACTGCCGCTTAAGCTTGAATTTATTGACCTTGGCCGAGCTTAAGCAGGCCGATCGTATTCCCAGCCTGATTAAGCAAGACAAGCTGCAGCTAGAAGGCGATATTAAATTGGCGCAGCAGTTTGCCGATTTGTTTTTGCAATTAGAGCCAGATTTAGAAGAAAAACTGTCGCAGCGAATTGGCGATGTGGCGGCTTATCAACTGTTGTCAAAGAGTCGCATGTTGGCTGAAGCCCTAAGCAAGGTCTTTGCCCAAGCACCAGTGAAATTGACCGAATTGGCTAACGAAGAATGGAAGTTATCCGTGGGTCAAGTGGAATACCAAAGTTGGCAGCGTCAGGTACAAAAACTCGCGGCCGACTGTGAACAGTTAGCTCGTCGTATTGAGGGCTTGAGTAAATGA
- a CDS encoding DUF3299 domain-containing protein: protein MNKFICFILVLLLSPVAFASVNPWQSLIPENERGQSAQPLSHQVQLDERAPQLKSGGFVMALDGQAMRMPGFVVALEGDSEKITEFLLVPYFGACLHMPPPPPNQIIHVSYPKGISHVEPWQVVWISGEMQVKASEVEGIMAGYAMDLDSDVELYVP from the coding sequence ATGAATAAATTTATCTGTTTCATCCTTGTCTTGTTGCTTAGTCCTGTGGCCTTCGCCAGCGTGAATCCTTGGCAGTCATTAATCCCAGAAAATGAACGTGGTCAAAGTGCCCAGCCTTTGAGTCACCAAGTGCAATTAGATGAGCGAGCCCCCCAGCTTAAAAGCGGTGGTTTTGTAATGGCGCTAGATGGCCAAGCGATGCGCATGCCCGGCTTTGTGGTGGCCTTAGAAGGCGATTCCGAGAAAATCACCGAGTTTTTGTTGGTCCCCTACTTTGGTGCTTGTTTGCACATGCCACCACCGCCACCCAACCAGATTATTCATGTCTCTTATCCCAAGGGCATTAGTCATGTAGAACCCTGGCAAGTAGTATGGATTAGCGGCGAAATGCAGGTAAAAGCGAGCGAAGTTGAAGGTATCATGGCGGGTTATGCTATGGACTTAGATAGCGATGTTGAGCTGTATGTGCCTTAA
- a CDS encoding methyl-accepting chemotaxis protein yields the protein MMDKLSLSQKIALIPLGIVLLLAAMLWRGQHSLSSVEQQTADFSETIEPRARLAGALSVNALQRLVVQAQYRQTEEPQLLENYRQLAEQAKQFNSSSHLRYFENAQQISDNSQALDQHFIDDLVPSLAELSRLESAVLGQYVPQILAKSADIHATLDLANAGSLPALTVSLANHVQAASLALMRHLKRAEPRSKDQFYLQLFGAQNDLLDLQTGLNREFHQVWISQVAEQLELFTQAASRLFELLQQQQGLMNDLLEPAAEQVVTAATSSQQNQWQVLSSSSREINQHLQNTAWTNLAFGLSIVVIALLMSWVITRLIRQPVVTMVQAMQAIAQGDGDLTQRLSVKGKDEIAQLALAFNQFIDLLQSTVSSINQNVERLSFAAQQLNDLAQDSQQQVGEQQHAVAVVSEHVGQLAQGFSSVAEHVRTADQSAGAIDQASLQGRQLTQAATSQIEHLVTQVDGASEDMRELAQNSQEASKILDVINSIAEQTNLLALNAAIEAARAGEHGRGFAVVADEVRNLAKKTQDSTEQIEQMMADLVSGAEKTEAQMQQGKQQASASFELMSEMQQSVQQTHHLVSNITQLLDDVSSACDTQLSTSDTVVVEMKGIESAAQRSLQGTEHTAEQAHKVGELSRLIQASIANFKV from the coding sequence ATGATGGATAAACTTAGCTTAAGCCAAAAAATCGCCTTAATTCCGCTGGGCATAGTGCTATTGCTGGCTGCTATGTTGTGGCGAGGGCAGCACTCGTTAAGCTCTGTAGAGCAACAAACAGCCGATTTTTCAGAAACTATCGAACCGCGAGCCCGCTTGGCGGGGGCGCTGTCGGTAAATGCGCTACAGCGTTTGGTGGTGCAAGCACAATACCGACAAACTGAAGAGCCGCAATTGTTAGAAAACTATCGTCAATTGGCTGAACAGGCCAAACAATTCAATAGTAGTTCTCATTTAAGGTATTTCGAGAACGCCCAGCAAATCAGTGACAATAGCCAAGCCCTCGATCAACATTTTATTGATGACTTAGTACCGAGTTTAGCCGAGTTAAGCCGTTTAGAAAGTGCCGTTTTGGGCCAATATGTGCCACAAATTTTAGCGAAAAGTGCCGATATTCATGCCACGCTTGATCTGGCCAATGCGGGCAGTTTACCGGCATTAACGGTGAGTTTAGCTAATCATGTGCAGGCCGCTTCTTTAGCGCTGATGCGCCATCTAAAACGTGCCGAACCCCGCAGTAAGGACCAATTTTACTTACAACTGTTTGGTGCACAAAATGACCTACTTGATCTACAAACAGGCTTAAATCGTGAGTTTCACCAAGTGTGGATTAGTCAAGTCGCCGAGCAGCTTGAACTGTTTACCCAAGCCGCGAGTCGCCTATTTGAATTGCTGCAACAGCAACAGGGGCTGATGAATGACTTGCTCGAACCCGCCGCTGAACAGGTGGTGACGGCGGCCACCTCTAGCCAGCAAAACCAGTGGCAGGTATTAAGCTCTTCCAGTCGAGAGATTAATCAACACTTGCAGAATACCGCTTGGACAAACCTAGCTTTTGGCCTTTCCATTGTTGTTATTGCCTTGTTGATGAGCTGGGTGATCACCCGTTTAATTCGTCAGCCGGTGGTGACCATGGTGCAAGCGATGCAGGCGATAGCGCAAGGAGACGGTGATTTAACCCAGCGCTTAAGTGTTAAGGGCAAGGACGAGATAGCTCAGTTGGCGTTGGCCTTTAATCAATTTATCGACTTGTTGCAGTCCACCGTTAGCAGCATTAACCAGAATGTGGAACGGCTGAGCTTTGCTGCGCAGCAGTTGAATGATTTAGCCCAAGACTCACAGCAACAGGTTGGAGAGCAGCAACATGCAGTGGCCGTGGTAAGTGAGCATGTGGGGCAGCTTGCTCAAGGCTTTAGCAGTGTGGCCGAGCATGTTCGCACCGCTGACCAGTCTGCGGGGGCTATTGATCAGGCCTCTTTACAGGGGCGGCAGTTAACCCAAGCGGCTACCTCACAGATCGAGCATTTGGTGACTCAGGTGGATGGCGCCTCGGAAGACATGCGAGAGTTAGCGCAAAACAGCCAAGAAGCCAGCAAAATTTTGGATGTGATTAACAGCATTGCCGAGCAAACCAATTTATTAGCCTTGAATGCAGCTATTGAGGCAGCGCGAGCCGGCGAGCATGGCCGAGGTTTTGCGGTGGTAGCCGATGAGGTGCGTAATTTAGCCAAGAAAACCCAAGATTCCACCGAGCAAATCGAGCAAATGATGGCGGATTTAGTGAGTGGTGCAGAGAAAACAGAAGCGCAAATGCAACAAGGCAAGCAGCAGGCCAGTGCCAGTTTTGAGCTAATGTCTGAAATGCAGCAGTCGGTTCAGCAAACCCATCACTTGGTGAGTAATATTACTCAGTTATTGGATGATGTGAGCAGTGCTTGCGATACTCAGCTAAGTACTTCAGATACGGTGGTTGTCGAAATGAAAGGCATTGAGTCGGCGGCGCAACGTAGTTTACAAGGCACCGAGCACACCGCCGAACAAGCCCACAAAGTGGGAGAGTTGAGCCGCCTAATTCAGGCCAGCATAGCCAATTTCAAGGTATAA
- the tatA gene encoding Sec-independent protein translocase subunit TatA, translating to MGGISIWQLLIVAVIVVLLFGTKKLRNIGGDLGSAVKGFKNAMSDDENKTKDSSSPEQLSQNKQQSEDAKESSKSKDQQG from the coding sequence ATGGGTGGAATTAGTATTTGGCAACTGTTGATCGTTGCGGTCATTGTGGTGCTGTTATTTGGCACTAAGAAGTTGCGTAATATTGGCGGTGACTTAGGCTCTGCGGTGAAGGGTTTTAAAAATGCCATGAGTGATGATGAAAACAAAACTAAAGATTCATCTAGCCCTGAGCAACTCAGCCAAAACAAACAACAGAGCGAAGACGCTAAAGAAAGCAGCAAAAGCAAAGACCAACAAGGCTAA
- the ubiB gene encoding ubiquinone biosynthesis regulatory protein kinase UbiB — translation MTPKEFARFRQINRTLCRYGIDQLLPKRLWPWPLRLLRSLVFWWRNQHKDDSAGARIRFAMEELGPVFIKFGQMMSTRRDLLPPEIADELALLQDQVSPFSGELAKQQIELALEQPVESLFDNFDMQPLASASIAQVHTARLKENGQEVVLKVIRPGIEQTILSDIALMQRLAGWFARFFSDGRRLRPREVVEEYRKTIVDELDLAREASNAIQLRRNFLNAKELYIPEVYSDLCRKNLLVMERIYGIPVANIDELTAQNTNMKLLAERGVEVFFTQVFRDSFFHADMHPGNIFVSREHPEDPQYIGIDCGIVGTLNKEDQRYLAENFLAFFNRDYHKVAQLHIDSGWVPADTKVEEFEAAIRTVCEPIFAKPLSEISFGHVLLNLFNTARRFNMEVQPQLVLLQKTLLYVEGLGRQLYPELDLWATAKPFLERWMRKQVGPEAVFKALKEKAPYWLETLPHLPELVYDNLQLAKQQQLKFQKFTAQYLLQQKQRQRSLLLALGAGSSLISAALLYPSLPLVALALALSSVAIGLTSWWQLK, via the coding sequence ATGACCCCCAAAGAGTTTGCTCGATTCAGGCAGATTAACCGCACCCTATGCCGTTATGGCATAGACCAACTGCTACCTAAACGTTTATGGCCGTGGCCTTTACGGTTGTTACGCTCGCTGGTTTTTTGGTGGCGCAACCAGCATAAAGATGACTCTGCTGGTGCCAGAATACGTTTTGCCATGGAAGAGCTAGGGCCGGTATTTATTAAATTCGGTCAGATGATGTCTACCCGCCGGGATTTGCTGCCGCCAGAAATTGCCGATGAGCTAGCGTTGTTGCAAGATCAGGTATCGCCCTTTAGTGGTGAGCTGGCCAAGCAACAAATTGAACTCGCCTTAGAGCAGCCGGTGGAAAGCCTATTTGATAACTTTGACATGCAGCCCTTGGCTTCGGCTTCCATCGCTCAGGTGCATACCGCGCGTTTGAAGGAGAATGGCCAAGAGGTGGTATTAAAGGTAATTCGACCGGGCATTGAGCAGACCATTTTGTCTGACATTGCTTTGATGCAGCGTTTAGCTGGCTGGTTTGCTCGCTTCTTTAGTGACGGCCGTCGCTTGCGTCCTCGCGAAGTGGTAGAAGAATACCGCAAAACCATTGTTGATGAATTGGATTTGGCGCGAGAGGCTTCCAATGCGATTCAGTTACGACGCAATTTCTTGAATGCCAAAGAGCTTTACATTCCAGAAGTCTATAGCGATTTATGTCGTAAAAACCTGTTAGTTATGGAGCGCATCTACGGTATTCCGGTAGCCAATATCGACGAGCTAACGGCGCAGAATACCAATATGAAATTATTGGCGGAGCGTGGCGTAGAGGTGTTTTTTACTCAGGTCTTTCGCGATAGCTTTTTCCATGCCGACATGCATCCGGGCAATATCTTTGTTTCGCGTGAACACCCTGAAGATCCACAGTATATTGGCATCGATTGCGGCATCGTCGGCACTCTAAACAAAGAAGATCAGCGTTATTTGGCAGAAAACTTTCTCGCCTTTTTTAATCGCGATTATCATAAAGTGGCCCAGCTCCATATCGACAGTGGTTGGGTGCCCGCCGATACCAAAGTGGAAGAATTTGAAGCAGCCATTCGTACCGTGTGTGAGCCAATTTTTGCCAAACCGCTGTCGGAGATTTCCTTTGGCCATGTATTGTTGAATTTATTTAACACTGCTCGACGCTTCAACATGGAAGTGCAGCCACAACTTGTGTTGCTACAAAAAACGCTATTGTATGTTGAAGGCTTGGGTCGACAGCTTTACCCTGAGCTAGATTTATGGGCCACTGCAAAACCATTCCTTGAACGTTGGATGCGCAAGCAAGTGGGGCCAGAGGCAGTATTTAAAGCCTTGAAAGAAAAAGCGCCTTACTGGTTAGAAACGCTGCCGCATTTGCCTGAGTTGGTTTATGATAATTTGCAGTTGGCTAAGCAACAACAACTTAAGTTTCAGAAATTTACGGCCCAATATTTGCTGCAACAGAAACAACGCCAGCGCAGTTTACTGTTAGCACTGGGGGCGGGGTCGAGTTTAATTTCTGCAGCTTTATTGTATCCCAGCCTTCCACTGGTGGCTTTGGCTTTGGCCTTGAGCAGCGTAGCCATTGGTTTGACTAGCTGGTGGCAACTAAAATAG
- a CDS encoding alkaline phosphatase: MQLGKVFKVAAGVTIVAAVAGCSDDTEYVYVEPPAIADSIDLGPFKCTEEELAENASKDCRLYIKGSMNSWSSRPEAQLHYQGEGQYIALFSMQPGEYSFKIADPDWSNERDLAIGEEANPQVEFDVAMALQRKYDDFGNQNMDISVSGDEDQVFRFTLDASEGINTPSLLIENISASDVDNLTQPMYLVGTFNDWSADASSQFEYVGAGNYQLQVNFADAGTISFNLQQGSNEPLVYGSLDNQPISLSEGQSSLTTFPGGKMSAQVEAGSYVFSLSTLGDGQLAVPLTLAKVRAVAGHDTITAPNVATSLTADGSSFAESYDWQTEGSMGISLVDDTTQTPADVRQLASADATGRYTVNLTTNQGMATEASDSQEVDVIDLVPAQNIVMMIGDGMGYGQLDITRAYQGEALFLESGKHRGQIKTASADTLGYENLAELGMNYYTDSAAAATAMSTGRKAISGTIAQARPGDGSDLQTILEYAQAQGKSVGVVATSHCVHATPAAFASHGPNRNDFVTLAQSMFGDVKPNVALCGSKQVDGVDVVSQQAALGGYTVVTTKTDMIPAVAALPATDPNAEILFAGVFGENEIPYVLPLDGQKSYAEQDIPQLNEMAQVAIEILSKNPNGFVLMVEGSQIDFAGHINDEERLIHETIEFDQTVQQVANWAELRSDSMVIVTADHETGGLKLEKTNGVGVVPEVSWKWGSHTNADVPIASWGLNSQAFVGRTVDNTAIYNVMRGALDAE, translated from the coding sequence ATGCAATTAGGGAAAGTATTTAAAGTTGCCGCCGGTGTGACAATTGTTGCAGCCGTTGCGGGCTGTTCCGACGATACCGAGTATGTTTATGTTGAGCCGCCTGCCATTGCCGACAGCATTGATTTAGGTCCTTTTAAATGTACTGAGGAAGAGTTGGCGGAAAATGCCAGCAAAGATTGTCGTTTGTACATTAAGGGTTCTATGAATAGTTGGTCTTCGCGCCCAGAGGCACAACTTCACTATCAGGGTGAGGGCCAATACATTGCCTTGTTTAGCATGCAACCCGGCGAGTATTCATTCAAAATTGCTGATCCAGATTGGAGTAATGAACGTGATTTGGCGATAGGTGAAGAGGCCAACCCACAAGTTGAATTCGATGTGGCCATGGCTTTGCAGCGTAAGTACGACGACTTCGGCAACCAAAACATGGACATTAGCGTAAGCGGTGATGAAGACCAAGTATTCCGCTTTACTCTCGATGCCTCTGAGGGGATTAATACCCCAAGCTTGTTGATTGAAAATATCTCTGCCAGTGATGTAGATAATTTAACTCAGCCAATGTATTTAGTCGGTACTTTTAACGACTGGAGTGCCGATGCCAGCAGCCAATTTGAGTATGTAGGCGCGGGTAACTACCAGCTTCAAGTTAACTTTGCTGACGCAGGTACCATTAGCTTCAACCTTCAACAAGGCAGTAATGAGCCACTAGTGTATGGCTCCTTAGACAATCAACCGATTAGTCTTAGCGAAGGCCAATCGTCTTTAACTACCTTCCCTGGTGGCAAAATGTCGGCGCAAGTTGAAGCGGGCAGCTATGTGTTTTCCTTATCTACCTTGGGTGATGGTCAGTTAGCGGTACCGCTCACCTTGGCTAAGGTGCGCGCGGTAGCAGGGCACGATACCATTACCGCCCCTAATGTTGCGACTAGCCTTACCGCCGATGGCAGTTCATTTGCCGAGTCTTACGATTGGCAAACCGAAGGTAGCATGGGCATTAGCTTAGTTGATGATACTACTCAAACCCCAGCTGATGTTCGCCAATTGGCGAGCGCCGATGCCACTGGTCGTTACACCGTGAATCTCACCACCAACCAAGGCATGGCCACCGAAGCTAGCGATAGCCAAGAAGTGGATGTGATAGACCTTGTGCCCGCGCAAAACATCGTGATGATGATTGGCGATGGTATGGGTTACGGTCAGTTAGATATTACTCGCGCTTACCAAGGCGAAGCCTTGTTCTTGGAATCGGGCAAGCATCGCGGCCAAATTAAAACCGCCAGTGCCGACACTTTGGGTTATGAAAACTTAGCCGAATTAGGCATGAACTATTATACCGATTCAGCCGCGGCGGCGACTGCTATGTCGACTGGTCGCAAAGCGATTTCTGGCACCATTGCTCAGGCTCGCCCAGGCGATGGCTCTGATCTACAAACCATTTTGGAATATGCTCAGGCGCAAGGCAAATCGGTAGGTGTGGTTGCTACGTCGCACTGTGTGCATGCCACCCCTGCGGCTTTTGCTTCGCATGGCCCTAATCGTAATGACTTTGTGACTCTTGCTCAAAGTATGTTTGGTGATGTAAAACCCAACGTGGCCTTATGCGGTAGCAAGCAGGTGGATGGAGTCGACGTGGTTAGCCAGCAAGCCGCATTAGGTGGTTATACGGTAGTGACAACTAAAACCGATATGATCCCCGCTGTGGCGGCGCTACCTGCTACCGACCCTAATGCAGAAATTTTGTTTGCTGGGGTATTTGGTGAGAATGAAATTCCTTACGTATTGCCGTTAGATGGACAAAAGAGCTACGCCGAGCAAGATATTCCGCAGTTGAATGAAATGGCGCAAGTAGCTATCGAAATCTTGTCGAAAAACCCCAATGGTTTTGTATTGATGGTGGAAGGCTCGCAAATCGACTTCGCTGGCCATATCAACGATGAAGAGCGTTTGATTCACGAAACTATCGAGTTTGATCAAACCGTGCAACAAGTGGCGAACTGGGCCGAACTACGCAGCGATAGCATGGTGATTGTAACCGCAGACCACGAAACCGGTGGCTTGAAACTGGAGAAAACCAACGGAGTTGGCGTGGTGCCAGAAGTAAGCTGGAAGTGGGGCAGCCATACTAACGCTGATGTGCCGATTGCCTCTTGGGGTCTCAACTCTCAAGCCTTTGTTGGCCGCACCGTAGACAATACTGCGATTTACAATGTGATGCGTGGCGCGCTAGACGCCGAGTAA
- a CDS encoding DUF4823 domain-containing protein codes for MKKQILLLSAFLSVIVGCADSHSLNVTKTDSNVQLSPSNAVYIALSQDGQYGSHYYEGSGQMVSQTIKGELVATLNNVVIAKTPEDYNTALNFASSRKFDYLVYPTILHWEDRATEWSAKADKVKVKMVVVDVKSGSIVKSGIIEGKSGLATFGGDKPQDLLPEPTKEFLSSML; via the coding sequence ATGAAAAAACAAATACTCTTGTTGTCTGCTTTTTTATCAGTAATCGTTGGCTGTGCTGATTCTCATTCATTGAATGTAACTAAGACAGATAGCAATGTTCAGTTGAGCCCTAGTAATGCAGTATATATAGCATTATCGCAAGATGGGCAGTATGGAAGTCATTATTACGAAGGTTCTGGGCAAATGGTTAGCCAAACCATTAAAGGTGAACTTGTCGCAACGCTAAATAACGTTGTTATTGCTAAAACACCAGAAGACTACAACACTGCTTTGAACTTTGCGTCTTCACGCAAATTTGATTATTTGGTGTACCCAACAATTTTGCACTGGGAAGATAGAGCTACAGAGTGGTCTGCAAAGGCTGATAAGGTAAAAGTTAAAATGGTTGTTGTGGACGTAAAATCTGGTTCTATAGTTAAATCAGGAATTATCGAAGGTAAGAGTGGTTTAGCTACTTTTGGTGGGGATAAGCCGCAAGATTTACTACCTGAACCGACGAAAGAGTTCCTGTCTAGCATGCTTTAA
- a CDS encoding TatD family hydrolase, whose protein sequence is MFDIALNLTSSQFDKDREQVLQRAQEAGVNGMLLLASDLAESQHVCDLAAQWPQLCYATAGVHPHDAKSVSVDDISQLKPLLAQTQVVAVGECGLDFNRDFSPRPQQLAIFEAQLALAAELNMPVVMHERDAHQAFIDIVKRWRDQLPGAVLHCFTSDQQALKACLDLDLYIGITGWVCDERRGLDLQQRVREIPSQRLLLETDAPYLLPRDLRPKPKSRRNEPCYLGHIYQRVAELRQQPLTDLTRQVADNAARLFQLPSY, encoded by the coding sequence ATGTTTGATATCGCTCTTAACCTGACCAGCTCGCAGTTTGATAAAGACCGTGAGCAGGTGTTGCAACGTGCCCAAGAGGCTGGGGTGAACGGCATGTTGCTGCTCGCCAGTGACTTAGCCGAGAGTCAACATGTGTGTGACTTAGCCGCCCAGTGGCCCCAGCTTTGTTACGCTACCGCTGGAGTGCATCCTCACGATGCTAAATCTGTTTCCGTAGATGATATTAGCCAGCTAAAACCCTTGTTAGCCCAAACGCAAGTGGTGGCAGTGGGGGAATGTGGCTTAGATTTTAATCGTGACTTCTCTCCACGGCCGCAGCAGCTGGCGATTTTTGAAGCTCAGCTGGCCTTAGCTGCCGAATTGAATATGCCGGTGGTGATGCACGAGCGCGATGCGCATCAGGCCTTCATCGACATAGTGAAACGTTGGCGCGACCAGCTACCCGGTGCGGTGCTGCACTGTTTTACCAGTGACCAACAAGCCCTGAAAGCCTGCCTTGATTTGGATTTATACATCGGCATTACTGGCTGGGTGTGTGACGAGCGCCGTGGCCTAGACTTACAGCAGCGGGTTCGTGAAATCCCTTCCCAGCGGCTGCTGTTAGAAACTGATGCTCCCTATCTTTTACCGCGCGATCTGCGGCCTAAACCCAAAAGTCGGCGTAACGAACCCTGTTATTTAGGGCATATTTACCAGCGTGTCGCCGAGTTACGTCAGCAGCCTTTAACAGACTTAACTCGGCAAGTAGCCGACAACGCAGCCCGTTTATTTCAACTCCCCTCTTATTAA
- the tatC gene encoding twin-arginine translocase subunit TatC yields the protein MSEDANASAQPLIEHLVELRNRLLRSVLACLLIFLGLVYFANDIYSALAEPLLSVLPENASMIATDVAAPFFTPIKLTLVASIFLAMPYLLAQAWGFIAPGLYQHERKLLIPLVFGSGVLFYAGVAFAYFVVFPLAFAFFTAVAPEGVTIATDISNYLDFVLKLFFAFGLAFEIPIATVLLCWSGATSAQQLRAKRPYVIVGAFVVGMLLTPPDVISQTLLALPMWLLFEVGLFFARFYVSKDDQQSSEA from the coding sequence ATGAGTGAAGACGCTAACGCCAGCGCGCAGCCGCTAATTGAACATTTAGTTGAGTTGCGTAATCGCCTGTTACGCAGTGTATTGGCCTGCTTGCTGATTTTTCTGGGTTTGGTGTACTTTGCCAACGACATCTATTCGGCTTTAGCAGAGCCCTTGCTAAGTGTATTACCTGAAAATGCCAGCATGATTGCCACCGACGTAGCGGCACCGTTTTTTACCCCAATTAAATTAACCCTAGTGGCATCAATCTTTTTAGCCATGCCTTACTTGTTGGCACAAGCTTGGGGCTTTATTGCACCAGGTTTGTATCAACATGAGCGTAAATTACTCATTCCACTAGTGTTTGGCTCTGGGGTTTTGTTTTACGCCGGGGTGGCTTTTGCCTATTTTGTGGTATTTCCACTGGCCTTTGCCTTCTTTACCGCAGTTGCGCCGGAAGGGGTCACCATAGCCACCGATATCTCTAATTATTTGGATTTTGTGCTGAAGCTGTTTTTTGCCTTTGGCCTGGCCTTTGAGATCCCGATTGCCACAGTCTTGCTCTGCTGGTCCGGGGCGACTTCAGCCCAACAATTGCGGGCTAAACGCCCTTATGTAATTGTTGGGGCCTTTGTGGTGGGCATGTTGCTCACTCCTCCTGATGTGATTTCACAAACTCTGCTAGCCCTGCCAATGTGGTTGCTGTTTGAGGTAGGACTGTTTTTTGCGCGCTTTTATGTAAGCAAAGACGACCAACAAAGCAGCGAAGCTTAA
- the tatB gene encoding Sec-independent protein translocase protein TatB — MFDIGFWELILISVMGLVVLGPERLPGAIRSVMAVVRKVKSSVSSVTDELKQELELDELHRNLKKAEQQGLESLNGDLKDSFETLKARADSVNRPYSDKPSVSDAPASDEVDSNPKTRQEEKDKS, encoded by the coding sequence ATGTTTGATATCGGTTTTTGGGAGCTCATTTTAATCTCGGTAATGGGCCTAGTGGTACTGGGGCCAGAGCGCTTGCCGGGTGCGATTCGCAGCGTCATGGCAGTGGTCAGAAAAGTGAAAAGCTCGGTATCATCGGTTACCGATGAGCTAAAGCAAGAGCTTGAGCTTGATGAGCTTCATCGCAACCTAAAAAAGGCCGAACAGCAGGGTTTGGAATCGTTGAATGGCGATTTAAAAGACTCGTTTGAGACTTTAAAAGCGCGTGCTGATTCGGTTAATCGCCCTTATTCTGACAAGCCATCAGTCAGTGATGCGCCGGCATCTGATGAAGTTGATAGCAACCCTAAAACCCGCCAAGAAGAAAAAGATAAGTCATGA
- the ubiE gene encoding bifunctional demethylmenaquinone methyltransferase/2-methoxy-6-polyprenyl-1,4-benzoquinol methylase UbiE, whose amino-acid sequence MSVEQDTTHFGYKTVNRDEKVGLVAEVFHSVAGKYDLMNDLMSGGIHRLWKRFTIDCSGVRPGQKVLDLAGGTGDLTAKFSRIVGPTGEVVLADINDSMLKMGRGKLRDKGIVGNVRYVQANAEALPFPDDTFDAITISFGLRNVTDKDAALRSMYRVLKPGGRLLVLEFSKPETKALSKVYDAYSFHLLPKMGKLIANDADSYQYLAESIRMHPDQETLKEMMQQAGFEGVEYYNLTGGVVALHRGYKF is encoded by the coding sequence ATGAGCGTTGAGCAAGACACCACCCATTTTGGTTATAAGACAGTAAACCGTGACGAAAAGGTGGGTTTAGTGGCAGAAGTATTTCATTCTGTTGCCGGTAAATATGACCTAATGAATGACCTGATGTCAGGTGGTATTCATCGCTTGTGGAAACGCTTTACCATTGATTGCAGTGGGGTTCGTCCGGGACAAAAAGTCTTAGACCTGGCCGGTGGTACCGGTGATTTAACCGCTAAGTTTTCCCGTATAGTGGGTCCCACGGGCGAAGTGGTATTGGCCGATATTAACGACTCCATGCTTAAAATGGGTCGGGGCAAGCTGCGCGACAAGGGCATTGTTGGTAATGTGCGTTATGTGCAAGCCAACGCTGAGGCGCTGCCATTTCCTGATGATACCTTTGACGCTATTACCATTAGCTTTGGCCTGCGTAATGTGACCGATAAAGATGCCGCATTGCGTTCTATGTATCGAGTGCTTAAACCTGGTGGGCGCTTGCTGGTATTGGAATTTTCTAAGCCAGAAACCAAAGCTTTGAGCAAGGTTTACGATGCTTACTCTTTCCATTTATTGCCTAAAATGGGCAAATTGATTGCTAACGATGCCGATAGCTATCAATACTTAGCTGAATCTATTCGCATGCACCCTGATCAAGAAACCTTAAAAGAGATGATGCAACAAGCGGGCTTTGAAGGGGTGGAATACTACAACTTAACTGGCGGCGTGGTAGCACTGCATCGCGGTTATAAGTTTTAA